The sequence AACTCTTAATTATAAAGAGGATAAAATAAATCCCAGCATAATAAAAAACTCTTATATTACCGTAGAAGGAAGCGTTTTCCATGGAGAATTTTTTACTCATCGCCGTGATGGTGATCCTCTTTTTTGTTTACAAGAGTTTCAGGGAGTACTTCGCCAACCCTCAATCCAGGGGGAGTTTAGGGGGACGAATGGGGGAGGGCAGTGAGCCTTTAGAGTCTTACGAAGACCCCTATAGGAATGGAAGTGTGGATGACGAGTATCGCAAAGTGGAGGCTTCTGAATTTGGCGTGATCGCTGCTTTGATGGCAAAGATGGCTTCTGCAGATGGAAAGGTGTGCGAGCTTGAAGAACAGCTCGTGAAAAATATGCTTGATGACCTCTCCAAAGAGTTTCGTGATACTGCAAAAGCCAAAGAGATTCTAAGCGAGCTCTTTGAGCGGGAAGAGCAGAGTCCCGAGGGGGTTGAGCTCTTGGCGCTAGAGTTTACAAGACTCACCAAGGGGGAGTATAAAAAGCGACTCAAACTCGTGGAGTTTTTGCTCACGCTAGCCTATGCCGATGGAGCACTGAGTGAGGGTGAGCGAGAGATCATCATTGATATTGCCGCCTATTTGGAGCTTGACAATGAGGACTTTAACCGAATCTATGATGAGTTTGAACTCTATTTTGCTTCGAGAATCACCAAGGAGAAGATGGACAGAGAGGAGGCGCTCAAACTCTTTGGCCTAAGCGAAGAGGAGGCCAAGGGGGAGACGCTAAAGCGCCGATACAGGGAGCTAGTGAAGGAGCATCACCCCGATATTATTCAAGGCAAAGGGATGGATAAAAACTTTATCGAAGCGGCCACTAAAAAGCTCCAAGAGATCAATGAGGCCTATGAGATTCTTCGCGATCACTCTTCAAAGGTAGAGGCATGAAAGAGCATTTCAAAGAGGATTTGAAGATTCTCTATCGGCTCTTTGAAGAGCGAGACGCTAAGATCAATCAGCTCTACCGCGCTCTCTCCAAGGGTGACTCCAAAGAGAACCAACTCTTTGATGACTTTTTGGAAGGTATTAAGCTCGCACCCACGCCTGAGCATCGACTCGCCCTTGGCTCAAGACTCATCAATCTTCAAGAAGGACCGCTCATGCAGGTGCTAAAGAGCGCCCAAAAGAGCGAAGAGGAGATGGTGCGCATCAAGCATGAGGTGCTTTTGTGGGTGGAACGATTCCATATGCGAGCCCACCAAGAGGCGCTCAAAGAGATGGAAGAAGGGGAGCTTCTCACTCCTTTCTATCGCGCACTTTTGCGCGGAATCCACGAGGTTGGAATCGCGATGAATCGATTCTATGAGGCGTGGCAGTTTGGATTGATCGAAGGGATTAATGCCTCTTTGGCTAAAGAGTTTGAGCAAGATGAGGAGAAGATTCTCGCTCTGCTTCAAAGCGCGCAAGAGGTGAGCGAAGAGGGGGAGGTGAGCGATCGGAGCTACTCCATTCCTCGCCAAGATGAGAAGGGAATTTACCGTGCGATTCCCTATGCGCTCGCATTCCCCAAAGAGATTGAACTTGTGGGGGAGAAACTAGAGCGCCTTGTTAAAGAGCTAGAGAATGAAGGAGATGGAATCCATGGGGCCAAAAAGGCCTATATTGCCTACTTTTTAGCGATCAAAGAGGCTTTTTTGGAGAAGAATCCAGCCA comes from Wolinella succinogenes DSM 1740 and encodes:
- a CDS encoding TerB family tellurite resistance protein; translation: MENFLLIAVMVILFFVYKSFREYFANPQSRGSLGGRMGEGSEPLESYEDPYRNGSVDDEYRKVEASEFGVIAALMAKMASADGKVCELEEQLVKNMLDDLSKEFRDTAKAKEILSELFEREEQSPEGVELLALEFTRLTKGEYKKRLKLVEFLLTLAYADGALSEGEREIIIDIAAYLELDNEDFNRIYDEFELYFASRITKEKMDREEALKLFGLSEEEAKGETLKRRYRELVKEHHPDIIQGKGMDKNFIEAATKKLQEINEAYEILRDHSSKVEA